A window of Lacibacter sediminis contains these coding sequences:
- a CDS encoding O-acetylhomoserine aminocarboxypropyltransferase/cysteine synthase family protein: MSNTLRFETLQLHAGQQIDPTTKARAVPIYQTTSYGFDNSEHAADLFGLRAFGNIYTRIMNPTTDVFEQRIAALEGGVAALAVGSGQASQFLALNNILQAGDNFVTTTYLYGGTYNQFKVAFKRLGIEARFADGDDAESFVKHIDKNTKAIYLETIGNPRLNIPDFKKFADLAKEYDLPLIVDNTFGAGGYLFRPIEHGANIVVESATKWIGGHGTTIGGVIVDGGNYNWGNGKFPQFTEPSEGYHGLKFWDVFGEGNPLGLPNIAFIIRARVEGLRDFGSAQSPFNSFLLLQGLETLSLRVQRHVDNAQKLAEWLEQHPSVEYVLYPGLKSNPYHELAKKYLTNGYGGVLQVAIKGGKENAAKFINSLKLISHLANVGDAKTLAIHPASTTHEQLSEAEQIASGVAPNLVRLSVGIEHIDDIKADLEQAFQKVFEKELVG; the protein is encoded by the coding sequence ATGAGCAACACTCTTCGTTTTGAAACATTGCAATTGCATGCCGGTCAACAAATTGATCCAACAACAAAAGCACGTGCAGTGCCTATCTATCAAACAACTTCTTATGGTTTTGACAACAGCGAACACGCTGCTGATCTGTTTGGCTTAAGAGCATTTGGCAATATCTATACCCGTATCATGAACCCTACCACCGATGTGTTTGAACAACGCATTGCTGCACTTGAAGGTGGTGTAGCAGCATTGGCAGTTGGTAGCGGACAGGCTTCACAGTTTCTTGCACTCAATAATATTTTACAGGCAGGCGATAATTTTGTAACCACTACTTATTTATATGGTGGCACTTACAATCAGTTTAAGGTTGCATTCAAACGTTTAGGTATTGAAGCACGTTTTGCTGATGGTGATGATGCAGAAAGTTTTGTAAAGCATATTGATAAAAATACAAAAGCGATCTACCTGGAAACCATTGGTAATCCACGTCTGAATATTCCTGATTTCAAAAAATTTGCTGACTTAGCAAAAGAATATGATTTGCCATTGATCGTTGATAACACATTTGGTGCAGGTGGTTATTTATTCCGCCCCATTGAACATGGTGCCAACATTGTGGTTGAAAGTGCAACAAAATGGATCGGCGGACATGGTACTACTATCGGCGGTGTTATTGTTGACGGCGGTAACTACAATTGGGGCAACGGTAAGTTTCCTCAGTTTACTGAACCAAGTGAAGGCTATCATGGTTTAAAATTCTGGGATGTGTTTGGCGAAGGCAATCCACTTGGGTTACCAAACATCGCATTCATCATTCGTGCAAGAGTGGAAGGTTTGCGTGATTTTGGTTCTGCACAAAGCCCATTCAATTCATTTTTATTGTTGCAAGGGTTGGAGACATTGTCGCTTAGAGTACAAAGACATGTTGATAATGCACAGAAATTAGCAGAATGGCTGGAGCAACATCCATCTGTTGAATATGTATTATATCCAGGTTTGAAAAGTAATCCATATCATGAGCTGGCAAAAAAATATCTCACCAATGGATATGGTGGTGTATTACAGGTAGCGATTAAAGGTGGGAAAGAAAATGCTGCGAAGTTTATCAATTCATTGAAGCTGATCAGTCACTTAGCAAATGTGGGAGATGCAAAAACATTAGCGATTCATCCTGCAAGCACAACCCACGAGCAGTTAAGCGAAGCAGAACAAATTGCAAGTGGTGTTGCACCTAATCTCGTTCGTTTAAGCGTGGGTATTGAACATATTGATGATATTAAAGCAGACTTGGAACAGGCTTTTCAAAAAGTATTTGAAAAAGAATTGGTAGGATAG